In Terriglobia bacterium, the DNA window CTTCGAGAACGCTACGAAACTGAGATTCACCCCGTTGAGCATCAGTTCGATGCACAGGAAGATGGCAATGACATTCTTCTTGACGATCACCCCGATGGTCCCGACGGTAAACAAAAGCGCGCTCAGGATCAGACAGTGAAATATGCTCATGA includes these proteins:
- the nuoK gene encoding NADH-quinone oxidoreductase subunit NuoK → MMSIFHCLILSALLFTVGTIGVIVKKNVIAIFLCIELMLNGVNLSFVAFSKYLEQVNGQIFVFFVMVVAAAEAAVGLAIAITLYRNRKTLSVDDADIMKW